AGTGGATGCGGCGCAGCGCGTCGAAGAACACGGCGTCGTCCGGTTCGGCGCGGAACTTCAGGCGCCCGGGCCGCTCGGGCAGGCCGTGCCCGGGGGTCCACCGGTACAGGAAGCGTTCGACCAAGAGGTCGTAACCGGCCTTCCGGGCGGCCGTGAAGCAGGTTTCCGCGGCGCTGCGCAGGGCAGGGTCGTCGCGCCAGCCGGCGGGCAGGTTCAGCTCCAGTTCGACCTGCCAGGGGGCGGAACGCAGGAGCGCGGCGCCCGCCTCCTCCTCGCCGTCGGCCACGTCGAACCAGTTGACGTTGAGGGGTTCGGTGTCGTCGGGGCCGCCCCACCAGGCGCCGCGGGCGACGACACGGCCGTCGCGCAGGGCCACCCGCTTCCACTCGGGGCGGTGCCGGGTCGTGCGGTGGCCCTCACGGGCGCCCAGTGGGTCGGGCAGGGTGTCGAAGAGTCCGGCGTCGCTCGGGTCGAGCGCGCGGATGACCACATCGGTCATGGGATGTCCTCCG
The Streptomyces tuirus genome window above contains:
- a CDS encoding GNAT family N-acetyltransferase — its product is MTDVVIRALDPSDAGLFDTLPDPLGAREGHRTTRHRPEWKRVALRDGRVVARGAWWGGPDDTEPLNVNWFDVADGEEEAGAALLRSAPWQVELELNLPAGWRDDPALRSAAETCFTAARKAGYDLLVERFLYRWTPGHGLPERPGRLKFRAEPDDAVFFDALRRIHSVTLDAHALKAIEQGGTDQAAQEELDFFHWCPSPREWWQTAYTAQGDLAGVHIPAHNPSGPCIGFIGVVPEHRGHGYAYDLLAECTHFLVEQGAEAVTGATDRGNVPMAANFAKAGYPVVKERLNFDPPSV